In Thiovibrio frasassiensis, one DNA window encodes the following:
- the rplA gene encoding 50S ribosomal protein L1, whose product MAKKGKQYKNSAAQLDPVKAYNLEEAVTLALQSKFAKFDESVDLALNLGVDPRHAEQMVRSSVVLPNGTGKTERVLVFAKGEKVQEALDAGADYAGGDELLEKIQGGWLEFDKTIATPDMMGTVGKIGKILGPRNLMPNAKLGTVTFDVGRVVKEIKSGKVDFKVDKAGVLHCMVGKSSFGTEKLQENILAFVDKVIQLKPSSSKGVYLKAIFLSTTMGPGLRLDPMELRVLCKHA is encoded by the coding sequence ATGGCAAAGAAAGGCAAGCAATATAAAAACAGTGCTGCACAGCTTGATCCGGTGAAGGCTTATAATCTGGAAGAAGCTGTTACTCTCGCGTTACAGAGTAAGTTCGCAAAGTTTGATGAGTCGGTTGATTTGGCTCTCAATCTTGGCGTTGACCCTCGCCATGCCGAGCAGATGGTGCGGAGCAGCGTAGTTCTCCCTAATGGTACTGGCAAAACCGAGCGTGTCCTTGTTTTTGCCAAGGGTGAAAAGGTCCAGGAAGCTCTTGATGCCGGCGCTGATTATGCTGGCGGGGATGAGCTTCTCGAGAAGATCCAAGGCGGCTGGCTTGAATTTGATAAGACCATTGCCACCCCTGATATGATGGGAACCGTGGGCAAGATCGGCAAGATCCTCGGACCCCGCAATTTGATGCCCAATGCCAAGCTTGGCACGGTCACTTTCGATGTCGGCCGGGTCGTCAAGGAAATCAAGTCCGGCAAGGTTGATTTCAAGGTTGATAAGGCCGGGGTTCTCCACTGTATGGTTGGGAAGTCCTCCTTTGGTACCGAAAAATTGCAGGAAAATATTTTGGCCTTTGTTGACAAGGTTATTCAGCTCAAGCCCTCTTCCAGTAAGGGCGTTTATTTGAAGGCGATTTTCTTGTCCACCACCATGGGGCCTGGTTTGAGGCTTGATCCCATGGAGTTGCGGGTTCTTTGCAAGCACGCCTGA
- the rpmG gene encoding 50S ribosomal protein L33 — MRDIITLGCQTCKRRNYTTTKNKRSTPSKLEFKKFCPFCRSHTLHKETK; from the coding sequence ATGCGAGATATTATTACATTGGGTTGTCAGACCTGCAAAAGACGTAACTACACCACGACCAAGAACAAGCGGTCTACTCCGAGCAAGCTTGAGTTCAAAAAGTTTTGCCCTTTTTGCAGATCGCATACCCTGCACAAGGAAACGAAATAG
- the tuf gene encoding elongation factor Tu, translated as MAKEKFERKKPHVNIGTIGHIDHGKTTLTAAITRVLSLKGFAKATAFDQIDKAPEEKERGITIATAHVEYESNLRHYAHVDCPGHADYIKNMITGAAQMDGAILVVAATDGPMPQTREHILLARQVGVPSMVVFMNKCDMVDDPELIELVDMELRELLTKYGFPGDDTPIIQGSALKALENPEDEAASKCIWDLMDACDSFIPEPARALDKPFLMPVEDVFSISGRGTVATGRIERGKVKVGEEIEVVGIRDTAKTTVTGVEMFRKLLDEGMAGDNVGVLLRGLKREDIERGQVLAKPGSITPHTKFMAEAYILSKDEGGRHTPFFNGYRPQFYFRTTDVTGVVKLQEGVEMVMPGDNVTIEGTLITPIAMEDGLRFAIREGGRTVGAGVINKIIE; from the coding sequence ATGGCAAAAGAGAAATTTGAACGCAAGAAACCGCATGTAAATATTGGCACGATCGGCCACATCGATCATGGTAAGACCACTTTGACCGCGGCCATCACCCGAGTTCTGTCACTTAAGGGTTTCGCCAAGGCGACCGCTTTTGATCAGATCGATAAGGCTCCGGAAGAGAAAGAGCGTGGTATTACTATTGCGACCGCCCATGTAGAATACGAGTCCAACCTGCGTCATTATGCCCATGTGGACTGCCCCGGTCATGCTGACTACATTAAGAACATGATCACCGGTGCGGCGCAGATGGACGGCGCTATCCTGGTTGTTGCTGCAACGGACGGCCCCATGCCCCAGACCCGTGAGCACATCCTGCTTGCTCGTCAGGTTGGTGTTCCCTCCATGGTCGTCTTCATGAACAAGTGCGACATGGTTGACGATCCCGAACTCATCGAGTTGGTTGACATGGAGCTGCGTGAGCTTCTTACCAAGTACGGTTTTCCCGGCGACGACACCCCGATCATCCAGGGCAGCGCCTTGAAGGCCCTTGAGAATCCGGAAGACGAGGCTGCATCCAAGTGCATCTGGGACCTGATGGACGCATGCGACAGCTTTATTCCCGAGCCTGCCCGCGCCCTTGATAAGCCCTTTCTGATGCCGGTGGAAGATGTTTTCTCCATCTCCGGTCGTGGTACCGTTGCCACCGGTCGTATCGAGCGCGGTAAGGTAAAGGTCGGGGAAGAGATCGAGGTTGTTGGTATCCGCGATACGGCCAAGACCACGGTTACCGGGGTCGAGATGTTCCGTAAGCTTCTCGATGAGGGTATGGCCGGCGATAACGTTGGCGTCCTGCTGCGCGGCTTGAAGCGTGAGGATATCGAGCGCGGCCAGGTCCTGGCCAAACCGGGTTCCATTACTCCGCATACGAAATTCATGGCTGAAGCCTATATCCTTTCCAAGGATGAAGGTGGTCGTCATACCCCGTTTTTTAATGGATATCGTCCTCAGTTTTACTTCCGGACCACGGACGTGACCGGAGTTGTCAAGCTGCAAGAGGGCGTTGAGATGGTAATGCCTGGTGACAACGTGACCATTGAAGGCACCTTGATTACCCCGATCGCCATGGAAGATGGGTTGCGCTTCGCGATTCGTGAAGGCGGCCGTACCGTGGGCGCCGGTGTTATCAATAAAATTATCGAATAG
- the rplJ gene encoding 50S ribosomal protein L10, whose protein sequence is MNRDDKVAVVEELSSRLAHAKFAVVSDYRGLTVPVISQLRRDLKQSNAEIRVAKNTLLRRAIKGTPFEPMDQFLEGTTAVTFADGDPVAPAKVLVEFIKTNPKLEIKVAVLDGKLLTADDLKALSTLPGKDELRAQLLAVMLAVPTSFVRVLSAVPQKALYALQAIKDQKGQGDN, encoded by the coding sequence TTGAATCGAGACGATAAGGTTGCGGTAGTCGAGGAACTCAGCAGCAGATTGGCCCATGCCAAGTTTGCGGTTGTTTCCGATTATCGTGGTCTGACCGTGCCTGTCATCTCACAACTCCGCCGTGACCTCAAGCAGAGCAACGCCGAAATCCGTGTCGCAAAAAACACCTTGCTGCGCCGGGCTATCAAAGGTACGCCTTTTGAGCCCATGGATCAGTTCCTGGAAGGAACAACGGCTGTTACTTTTGCGGATGGGGATCCGGTGGCACCGGCTAAAGTTTTGGTTGAGTTTATTAAGACGAACCCAAAGCTTGAGATCAAGGTGGCTGTTTTAGATGGCAAATTGCTTACGGCAGACGATCTCAAGGCATTGTCCACATTGCCTGGCAAGGACGAACTCCGCGCGCAACTGCTTGCAGTCATGCTCGCTGTTCCCACCAGTTTTGTACGGGTGCTCAGCGCTGTACCACAAAAGGCGTTGTATGCATTGCAGGCAATAAAAGACCAGAAAGGTCAGGGCGACAACTAA
- the nusG gene encoding transcription termination/antitermination protein NusG → MARHWYIVHTYSGFEEQVKTSMLERIKTAGQEELFGEILVPTEQVVEMVKGARKTSSRKFFPGYILVNVDLNDETWHTVRGTLKVTGFVGNDMSPEPLSDEEAMKIIGRIKDGALKPKPKVSFEFGDVVRVIDGPFTNFQGVVDEVFPEKGRVRVLVSIFGRETPVELEYIQVSKG, encoded by the coding sequence ATGGCACGTCACTGGTATATTGTTCATACATACTCCGGCTTTGAAGAGCAGGTGAAAACCAGCATGCTTGAGCGCATTAAAACTGCTGGTCAGGAAGAGCTGTTTGGGGAAATTCTTGTTCCTACCGAACAAGTTGTTGAAATGGTGAAGGGCGCACGGAAAACCTCGTCCCGTAAGTTTTTTCCAGGCTATATTCTGGTAAACGTCGATCTGAATGATGAAACCTGGCATACAGTTCGGGGCACCCTGAAGGTAACAGGTTTCGTCGGTAACGATATGAGCCCGGAGCCTCTTTCCGATGAAGAGGCCATGAAGATTATTGGCCGGATCAAGGATGGCGCTCTCAAGCCAAAGCCTAAAGTTTCTTTTGAATTTGGCGATGTTGTCCGGGTTATCGATGGGCCATTCACCAATTTTCAAGGTGTTGTGGATGAGGTTTTTCCGGAAAAGGGTCGGGTCCGGGTGTTGGTTTCCATCTTTGGTCGCGAAACCCCGGTAGAGCTGGAATATATTCAGGTGAGTAAAGGCTAG
- the rplL gene encoding 50S ribosomal protein L7/L12 encodes MAVSKEDVIDFISNMTVLELSELIKELEDKFGVSAAAPVAMMAGPAAGGEVAAAEEKTEFDVILVTAGDKKIGVIKEVRAITSLGLKEAKDLVEGAPSPIKEGVSKDEAADIKAKIEAAGGTVEIK; translated from the coding sequence ATGGCAGTATCAAAGGAAGATGTAATTGATTTTATCTCTAACATGACCGTTCTCGAGCTTTCCGAGCTCATCAAGGAACTTGAAGATAAGTTTGGCGTTTCCGCTGCCGCTCCGGTAGCAATGATGGCTGGCCCCGCTGCCGGCGGTGAAGTTGCGGCTGCCGAAGAGAAAACCGAGTTTGACGTAATCCTCGTCACCGCTGGCGACAAAAAGATCGGCGTCATCAAAGAGGTTCGCGCCATCACCTCTCTTGGTCTCAAGGAAGCCAAGGATTTGGTCGAAGGCGCACCCAGCCCGATCAAGGAAGGCGTATCCAAAGATGAAGCTGCCGATATCAAAGCCAAGATTGAGGCTGCCGGTGGAACTGTAGAGATCAAGTAG
- the rplK gene encoding 50S ribosomal protein L11 yields the protein MAKKIEGYIKLQIPAGKANPSPPVGPALGQRGVNIMEFCKAFNAKTQSEGDTVIPVVITVYADRSFTFVTKTPPASTLLFKACSLGKGSSNPKRDRVAKITRDKIKEIAERKLPDLNAYDIDAAMRIIEGTARSCGITIVD from the coding sequence ATGGCTAAGAAGATTGAAGGATACATAAAGTTACAGATTCCAGCCGGCAAAGCGAATCCGTCCCCCCCTGTTGGACCGGCCCTTGGCCAGCGCGGCGTCAATATTATGGAGTTTTGCAAGGCGTTTAATGCAAAAACCCAGTCGGAAGGCGATACGGTTATCCCTGTAGTGATTACTGTGTATGCTGATCGGTCGTTTACTTTTGTTACCAAGACCCCTCCTGCCTCAACTCTGCTTTTTAAAGCATGCAGTCTTGGTAAAGGATCCAGCAATCCCAAGCGTGATCGTGTGGCGAAGATTACCCGCGATAAGATTAAAGAAATTGCCGAGAGAAAACTTCCCGATCTGAACGCCTACGATATTGACGCCGCAATGCGGATTATCGAAGGAACTGCGAGAAGTTGCGGGATTACAATCGTCGATTGA
- the secE gene encoding preprotein translocase subunit SecE, with the protein MASKEDRLAKSKKVAGNDPEQGSAFRPGRIKEFANEVKNEFGKIVWPAKKQTVGTTAVVVVLVMIISFYLGAVDLLLGKIIGYVLR; encoded by the coding sequence ATGGCAAGCAAGGAAGACCGATTGGCTAAAAGTAAAAAAGTCGCGGGCAATGATCCTGAGCAGGGATCTGCATTCAGGCCGGGTCGGATTAAAGAATTTGCCAATGAAGTGAAAAATGAATTCGGCAAGATCGTTTGGCCGGCCAAAAAACAGACTGTTGGCACTACGGCGGTAGTTGTAGTTCTGGTGATGATCATCTCCTTTTATTTGGGAGCTGTTGATCTGCTGCTGGGGAAAATAATCGGTTATGTTTTGCGGTAG
- the rpoB gene encoding DNA-directed RNA polymerase subunit beta has protein sequence MQTIKRVRKSFAKTKSIVEIPHLIEMQRLSYEKFLQMATEPDQRSDSGLQGIFKSVFPIQDFNGTCSLEFVRYNFGDPKYSVDECIQRGMTYEVPVKITVRLVSYDTDAETGVQNIRDIKEQAVYLGSMPLMTKTGVYVVNGTERVIVSQLQRSPGLFYSHDGGKTHSGGKLLYSARIIPVRGSWIDLEFDAKDILYVRIDRRRKFPVSTLLKALGYSGDELLRYYYDTEKISVSRKKFKKEFSPDLMVGQKVTHDIVDPKTGEIIAKDGRKIGKALAKKIFEAGVTHFDIEAESLVGKFLARDIVDPKSGEIIFPCNTELTETMLEEIVAAKISEFELLFIDGIKVSDSFRKTLALDKVSTPEEALLEIYRRLRPSSPPTHEIASAFFENLFFSADTYDLSEVGRFKINARLGVNTDIEHRTLTKDDIMLAVRYLVRLKDSQGPIDDIDHLGNRRVRTVGELVENQYRMGLVRMERAIRERMSIQEVEALMPHDLINPKPITAAIKEFFGTSQLSQFMDQTNPLSEVTHKRRLSALGPGGLSRERAGFEVRDVHPTHYGRICPVETPEGPNIGLIVSLATYARVNEFGFIETPYRNVKGRKATKEIAYMTALDEQEHVIAQAKTELDGKGKIIPDTLIARQDGEVLSTEADAVTQMDVSPNQLVSVAASLIPFLENDDANRALMGSNMQRQGVPLLRPKAPLVGTGLELTVAKDSGVCLLAGGDGVVEEVDANRVVVRYDEPGTDGFTTGIGIYRLEKYKKSNQNTCFTQRPLVNPGLRVKKGDILADGPACDQGELALGKNVTIAFMPWRGYNFEDSILISEKMLKKDTYTSLHIEVFETVARDTKLGKEEITRDIPNVSEEALRNLDESGVIRIGAEIKSGDILVGKVTPKGETQLSPEEKLLRAIFGEKAGDVKDTSLRVPPGAEGVVIDAKVFSRKGVEKDERTLAIDEFEIKTLERDMEDEVNCLKKGVRNSLADLLEGKTATAAIKDKKGEALLAKGKKISREVIEQLSLSTIKLISYAEKDKFEGEVTLLFERYESQVKLVRDRYEARISRLKKGDDLPPGVIRMVKVYVATKRKLSVGDKMAGRHGNKGVVSRIMPEEDMPYFADGTTVDIVLNPLGVPSRMNVGQLLEVHLGLAAKRLGQQIQNLADLQQVAAVKEKLKKVYAAEEYTKLTEGLSDDDLLVLARRMGSGVHMATPVFDGAHESEIRSLLVEAGMDEVGQATLYDGLTGEKFDNPVTVGTMYILKLHHLVDDKIHARSTGPYSLVTQQPLGGKAQFGGQRLGEMEVWALEAYGAAYTLQEFLTVKSDDVGGRTRTYERIVKGNNFLEAGLPESFHVLVKELQGLCLDMELLDEKPEV, from the coding sequence ATGCAAACTATCAAACGAGTTCGGAAAAGTTTCGCTAAAACCAAGAGTATTGTTGAGATCCCACATCTCATCGAGATGCAGCGCCTGTCTTACGAAAAGTTTCTGCAAATGGCTACAGAGCCAGATCAGCGCTCGGACAGCGGTTTGCAGGGGATATTTAAGAGTGTATTCCCCATACAGGATTTCAATGGCACCTGTTCTCTTGAGTTTGTGCGCTATAACTTTGGAGATCCGAAATATTCCGTGGATGAATGTATTCAGCGGGGTATGACCTACGAGGTTCCCGTTAAGATTACAGTGCGCCTTGTTTCCTATGATACCGATGCCGAAACCGGTGTGCAGAATATCCGTGATATTAAAGAGCAGGCGGTTTACCTGGGCAGCATGCCCTTGATGACCAAAACCGGGGTCTATGTTGTCAACGGGACCGAAAGGGTTATCGTCAGTCAGTTACAGCGTTCGCCCGGCCTTTTTTACAGCCATGACGGCGGAAAAACCCATTCCGGCGGCAAGCTTCTTTATTCGGCCAGAATTATCCCGGTGCGCGGCTCGTGGATTGATCTTGAGTTTGACGCCAAGGATATTCTCTACGTCCGTATCGACCGCCGTCGTAAGTTTCCGGTGAGCACGCTGCTTAAGGCCCTTGGCTACAGTGGTGATGAGCTCTTGCGTTACTATTACGATACGGAAAAAATCTCCGTGAGCCGGAAAAAATTCAAGAAAGAATTCTCCCCCGATCTGATGGTTGGGCAGAAAGTAACCCATGATATCGTTGATCCGAAAACCGGGGAAATTATTGCCAAAGACGGCCGCAAGATCGGTAAAGCACTGGCCAAGAAGATTTTCGAAGCTGGGGTCACCCATTTTGATATAGAGGCGGAGAGTCTGGTTGGCAAGTTTCTTGCCCGGGATATCGTTGATCCCAAGAGTGGCGAGATCATTTTCCCCTGCAATACCGAGTTGACCGAGACGATGCTTGAGGAGATTGTTGCGGCCAAGATTTCGGAATTTGAACTCCTCTTCATCGACGGGATCAAGGTTTCCGACTCTTTCCGTAAAACCCTGGCTCTGGACAAGGTGAGTACCCCGGAAGAGGCGTTGCTTGAAATATACCGCAGACTGCGGCCCAGCAGCCCCCCAACCCACGAAATCGCCTCAGCATTTTTCGAGAATTTGTTTTTCAGCGCCGACACCTATGACCTTTCCGAGGTTGGCCGTTTTAAGATCAATGCCCGGTTGGGGGTGAACACCGATATCGAGCACCGCACCCTGACCAAGGACGACATCATGTTGGCGGTAAGGTATCTGGTGCGTCTCAAAGACAGCCAGGGCCCCATTGACGACATTGATCACCTTGGCAATCGTCGCGTTCGTACGGTTGGCGAGCTGGTGGAAAACCAGTATCGCATGGGCCTTGTCCGGATGGAACGCGCAATTCGCGAGCGGATGAGTATTCAGGAGGTTGAGGCCTTGATGCCCCATGACCTGATCAATCCCAAGCCGATTACCGCCGCGATCAAGGAATTCTTTGGCACCAGCCAGCTTTCCCAGTTCATGGATCAGACCAACCCCTTGTCCGAGGTAACCCATAAGCGTCGGTTGAGCGCGCTTGGACCGGGTGGTCTTTCCCGCGAGCGTGCGGGCTTTGAGGTCCGCGATGTCCATCCGACCCATTATGGCCGGATTTGCCCCGTAGAAACCCCCGAGGGTCCGAACATCGGCCTTATTGTTTCACTTGCCACCTATGCCCGGGTCAATGAATTCGGTTTTATTGAAACGCCATACCGGAATGTCAAGGGGCGTAAGGCAACGAAGGAAATTGCCTACATGACAGCTCTGGATGAACAGGAGCATGTCATTGCCCAGGCAAAAACCGAGCTGGACGGAAAAGGCAAGATTATTCCGGATACGCTTATTGCTCGGCAGGATGGCGAGGTTCTTTCCACCGAGGCTGATGCCGTAACCCAGATGGATGTTTCTCCGAACCAGTTGGTGAGTGTTGCCGCCTCTCTTATCCCCTTTTTGGAGAACGATGATGCCAACCGAGCCTTGATGGGATCCAACATGCAGCGCCAGGGCGTTCCTCTTTTGCGCCCTAAGGCTCCTTTGGTCGGGACCGGCCTTGAATTAACGGTAGCCAAGGATTCCGGTGTTTGCTTGCTGGCCGGTGGTGATGGGGTTGTGGAAGAGGTCGATGCCAACCGGGTCGTTGTTCGCTACGATGAGCCAGGAACCGACGGCTTTACCACCGGCATCGGGATCTATCGTCTTGAGAAATACAAGAAATCAAACCAGAATACCTGTTTTACCCAGCGACCTCTGGTAAATCCCGGACTCCGAGTGAAAAAGGGAGACATCCTCGCCGACGGACCGGCCTGTGATCAGGGCGAATTGGCGTTGGGCAAGAACGTGACCATCGCGTTCATGCCGTGGCGGGGCTACAACTTTGAGGACTCCATCCTGATCAGCGAGAAGATGCTGAAAAAGGATACCTATACCTCGCTCCATATCGAGGTGTTCGAGACCGTTGCCCGTGATACTAAATTGGGCAAGGAAGAAATCACCCGCGATATCCCCAATGTCAGTGAGGAAGCGTTGCGCAATCTCGACGAGTCCGGGGTTATCCGGATCGGGGCAGAGATCAAGTCCGGAGATATCCTGGTGGGCAAGGTAACCCCCAAGGGGGAAACCCAGCTTTCTCCGGAAGAAAAATTGTTGCGCGCCATCTTCGGCGAAAAGGCCGGGGATGTAAAAGACACCTCCCTCCGCGTACCTCCTGGGGCCGAAGGGGTGGTCATCGACGCCAAGGTATTTTCCCGCAAAGGCGTAGAGAAAGACGAACGCACCCTGGCCATTGATGAGTTTGAGATCAAGACCCTTGAGCGGGATATGGAAGACGAGGTCAACTGTCTGAAAAAGGGTGTCCGCAACAGTCTGGCCGATCTTCTCGAAGGCAAGACCGCGACTGCGGCGATCAAGGATAAAAAAGGCGAGGCTCTGCTTGCCAAGGGCAAGAAGATCTCCCGCGAAGTGATTGAGCAGTTGTCTCTCTCTACCATTAAGCTGATCAGCTATGCGGAAAAAGACAAGTTCGAAGGCGAAGTGACGCTTCTATTCGAGCGGTATGAAAGCCAGGTCAAGCTCGTGAGAGACCGGTATGAGGCCAGGATTTCCAGACTTAAGAAGGGGGATGATCTGCCCCCCGGCGTTATTCGGATGGTTAAGGTCTATGTCGCCACCAAGCGCAAGTTGTCCGTGGGCGATAAGATGGCCGGCCGCCATGGTAACAAGGGTGTTGTTTCCCGGATCATGCCCGAAGAGGATATGCCTTATTTTGCCGATGGTACCACGGTGGATATTGTTTTGAATCCCCTGGGTGTTCCGTCTCGTATGAACGTGGGGCAGTTGTTGGAGGTGCATCTTGGTCTGGCAGCCAAAAGACTTGGCCAGCAGATTCAAAATCTTGCCGATCTGCAACAGGTTGCCGCAGTGAAGGAAAAATTGAAGAAGGTGTATGCTGCAGAGGAATACACGAAGCTGACCGAAGGGTTGTCGGATGATGATCTGTTAGTCCTTGCCCGGCGCATGGGATCGGGTGTGCATATGGCTACCCCGGTATTTGACGGGGCCCATGAAAGTGAGATCCGGAGTCTCCTGGTTGAGGCCGGAATGGACGAGGTCGGCCAGGCTACCTTGTATGACGGGTTGACCGGGGAAAAATTTGACAACCCGGTCACCGTTGGCACCATGTATATTCTGAAACTCCATCATTTGGTTGATGATAAAATCCATGCCCGTTCCACAGGGCCCTATTCGCTGGTTACCCAGCAGCCCCTCGGCGGCAAAGCGCAGTTCGGTGGACAGCGTCTTGGCGAAATGGAGGTCTGGGCCTTGGAAGCGTATGGCGCAGCATATACTTTGCAGGAATTTTTAACAGTCAAGTCTGACGATGTGGGCGGTAGAACAAGGACATACGAGCGAATCGTTAAGGGCAATAACTTTCTTGAGGCAGGCTTGCCGGAATCTTTCCATGTCTTGGTGAAAGAACTCCAGGGGTTGTGTCTTGATATGGAACTGCTTGACGAGAAACCGGAAGTTTAG